A single region of the Paramicrobacterium fandaimingii genome encodes:
- a CDS encoding thiolase family protein produces MTSNADVYFIDGVRTPFGRAGEKGMYWQTRADDLAVKAMIGLLERNPNVPKDRIDEVAVAATTQQGDQGLTLGRTTALLAGLPQSVPGYAIDRMCAGAMTAVTAVGGGIAFGAYDVAIAGGVEHMGRHPLGVGADPNPRFLAEKLVSADALDMGKTAERIHDRFPHLTKERADRFGMLSQQKVAAAYENGKLQPDLIPVATRSDSGWGLATHDEGMRPETTMEGLAGLRTPFRPHGRVTAGTSSPLTDGATVSLIAGKAAAKELGLTPKMRMVSFAFAGVDPEIMGLGPVPSTEKALRKAGLGIDDIGLFELNEAFAIQVLSFLDHFGISDDDSRVNKWGGAIAIGHPLAASGVRLMIQLAAQFAEHPEVRYGVTAMCVGLGQGGTVIWENPAWNGRRK; encoded by the coding sequence GTGACGAGCAACGCAGACGTCTATTTCATCGACGGCGTTCGTACCCCGTTCGGTCGGGCAGGTGAAAAGGGAATGTACTGGCAGACCCGCGCCGACGACCTCGCCGTCAAGGCAATGATCGGGCTCCTGGAACGCAACCCAAACGTGCCGAAGGACCGCATTGACGAGGTAGCTGTCGCCGCGACGACGCAGCAGGGCGATCAGGGCCTGACGCTTGGCCGCACAACGGCACTGTTGGCGGGACTCCCCCAGTCGGTGCCCGGCTACGCGATTGATCGCATGTGCGCCGGTGCGATGACCGCAGTGACGGCGGTGGGAGGTGGCATCGCTTTCGGTGCCTACGATGTCGCAATCGCCGGAGGCGTCGAGCACATGGGGCGCCATCCGCTGGGAGTCGGTGCAGACCCCAACCCGCGGTTTCTCGCCGAGAAGCTCGTCAGCGCTGATGCCCTCGACATGGGCAAGACCGCTGAGCGCATTCACGACCGCTTCCCGCACCTGACGAAGGAGCGAGCTGACCGCTTCGGCATGCTCAGCCAGCAGAAGGTCGCCGCGGCATACGAAAACGGCAAACTTCAGCCCGACTTGATTCCCGTTGCCACTCGCAGCGACTCCGGATGGGGTCTTGCGACGCACGACGAGGGGATGCGGCCCGAGACGACAATGGAAGGGCTCGCCGGGCTTCGCACGCCGTTCCGCCCCCACGGTCGAGTGACCGCAGGCACCTCGTCACCGCTCACAGACGGCGCCACCGTGAGCCTCATCGCGGGAAAGGCAGCAGCGAAGGAGCTCGGTCTCACGCCGAAGATGCGCATGGTGAGCTTCGCGTTCGCCGGCGTTGACCCGGAGATCATGGGCCTCGGGCCTGTTCCGTCGACGGAGAAGGCTCTGCGCAAGGCGGGTCTCGGCATCGATGACATTGGTCTGTTCGAGCTCAACGAAGCGTTTGCCATTCAGGTGCTCTCGTTCCTCGATCACTTCGGCATCTCCGACGACGACTCTCGAGTCAACAAATGGGGAGGAGCCATCGCGATCGGCCATCCCCTTGCCGCATCCGGTGTTCGCCTCATGATTCAGCTGGCAGCGCAGTTCGCAGAGCACCCAGAGGTGCGCTACGGCGTCACCGCCATGTGCGTCGGGCTCGGCCAGGGCGGCACAGTGATTTGGGAGAACCCCGCATGGAATGGACGACGGAAGTGA
- the dxs gene encoding 1-deoxy-D-xylulose-5-phosphate synthase, producing the protein MTLLESISGPRDLDALSGAQLEQLAEEIRQFLVSEVSQTGGHLGPNLGVVELTLALHRTFDSPNDAVIFDTGHQSYVHKLLTGRQDFSRLRQRDGLAGYPQRSESVHDIVESSHASSSLSWADGVSRAFELTGQHDRCVVAVVGDGALTGGMTWEALNNISDDNTRRLIIIVNDNGRSYAPTIGGMARYLNTVRTGKTYRSLYRSSEAAFNRMGRPGRAVYRGVRGGIHGFLSRFVNNAALYSNLDIKYVGPIDGHDIGAMIEALEQARDYAAPVIVHAITEKGRGYPPARHDEVDQFHTVGKIDPATGRPMAADAGESWTGVFADSLVQLGAQNEKIVAITAAMLHPTGLHRFAEMFPHRVHDVGIAEQHAVTSAAGLAYGGLHPVVALYSTFVNRAFDQVLMDVALHKAGVTFVLDRSGITGPDGPSHHGIWDLSILQAVPHIRIAAPRDAERLREELAEAVDVDDAPTVVRFPKGAVNAPLEAECRRDDGVDVLRSSDDKDVLIIAVGSMAGTALDVADRLTAQGIGATVIDPRWVVPVAQSVVDLARDHRLVITIEDGVRVGGIGTRIRQVLRGAGVDTAVDELGVPDEFISHATRDEILEDAGLTGRQIARDVVSQVLGSRIPIARPMAASDSEGMPSVASEKKLN; encoded by the coding sequence ATGACCCTACTTGAGTCGATCTCGGGTCCACGAGATCTCGATGCGCTTTCGGGCGCACAGCTTGAGCAGCTTGCTGAAGAGATCCGACAGTTCCTCGTCAGCGAGGTCTCTCAGACGGGCGGTCATCTCGGCCCCAACCTGGGCGTCGTCGAACTCACATTGGCCCTTCACCGCACCTTCGATTCGCCAAACGATGCAGTCATCTTCGACACCGGGCACCAGTCATACGTTCACAAGCTGCTCACCGGACGGCAGGATTTCTCGCGATTGCGCCAGCGCGACGGGCTCGCGGGATATCCTCAGCGCTCAGAGTCGGTGCACGACATCGTCGAAAGTTCGCACGCGTCAAGTTCGCTGAGCTGGGCCGATGGAGTGTCTCGCGCATTCGAGCTCACCGGGCAACACGACAGATGTGTTGTTGCGGTTGTCGGCGACGGAGCGCTCACCGGGGGAATGACCTGGGAAGCTCTCAACAATATCTCCGATGACAACACACGCCGCCTGATCATCATCGTCAACGACAACGGTCGTTCCTATGCTCCGACGATCGGCGGAATGGCGCGGTACCTCAACACGGTGCGCACAGGCAAGACATACCGTTCGCTGTATCGATCGAGCGAGGCGGCCTTCAACCGCATGGGCCGACCGGGGCGTGCTGTCTATCGCGGCGTTCGCGGCGGCATCCACGGTTTTCTCAGTCGTTTCGTCAACAACGCTGCGCTGTATTCGAACCTCGACATCAAGTATGTGGGCCCGATTGACGGACACGACATCGGCGCAATGATCGAGGCCCTTGAGCAAGCGCGTGACTACGCCGCTCCTGTGATCGTTCATGCCATCACCGAGAAAGGGCGCGGCTACCCTCCCGCCCGTCACGACGAGGTAGATCAGTTCCACACCGTGGGTAAGATCGACCCGGCGACGGGACGCCCGATGGCGGCGGATGCTGGCGAATCATGGACGGGCGTCTTTGCTGACAGCCTTGTGCAGCTCGGAGCACAGAACGAGAAGATCGTCGCGATCACGGCAGCGATGCTGCACCCCACCGGCCTTCACCGGTTTGCCGAGATGTTTCCTCACCGTGTGCACGATGTCGGGATCGCCGAGCAGCATGCGGTGACGAGCGCCGCAGGTCTTGCCTACGGTGGGCTGCACCCCGTTGTCGCTCTTTACTCGACATTTGTGAATCGCGCATTCGATCAGGTGCTCATGGATGTGGCCCTGCATAAGGCGGGTGTGACCTTCGTTCTCGACCGTTCGGGAATCACCGGTCCAGACGGTCCGTCACATCATGGCATCTGGGACCTTTCGATCTTGCAGGCGGTGCCGCACATTCGCATTGCCGCGCCGCGAGACGCCGAGCGATTGCGTGAAGAACTCGCCGAGGCCGTCGACGTCGACGATGCCCCGACTGTCGTTCGTTTTCCCAAGGGTGCGGTGAATGCTCCGCTGGAAGCGGAGTGCAGACGTGACGACGGCGTTGACGTTCTGCGATCAAGCGATGACAAGGACGTGCTCATCATCGCTGTCGGCTCGATGGCCGGTACCGCCCTCGACGTGGCGGACAGACTCACGGCTCAGGGTATCGGCGCCACGGTCATCGATCCCCGATGGGTTGTGCCTGTGGCTCAGAGCGTTGTCGACCTAGCGCGAGATCACCGACTTGTGATCACGATCGAAGACGGTGTGCGCGTCGGCGGAATCGGCACACGCATCAGACAAGTGCTTCGAGGCGCCGGTGTCGATACGGCTGTCGACGAGCTTGGAGTGCCAGACGAGTTCATCTCGCACGCGACACGAGATGAGATTCTGGAAGACGCCGGTCTGACCGGGCGTCAGATCGCCCGCGATGTCGTTTCGCAGGTGCTTGGCAGCAGAATTCCGATCGCGCGACCGATGGCGGCTTCTGACTCTGAAGGAATGCCCTCCGTGGCCAGCGAAAAGAAGCTCAACTGA
- a CDS encoding 3-hydroxyacyl-CoA dehydrogenase NAD-binding domain-containing protein has protein sequence MSGDEVVTHNYVRDVTLPSGKTLALVTLDNGKDHTRPNTFGPVGLLELDATLETLRGRASSGEIAGVAITGKPFILAAGADLSKVNDIPSREIAGLLPKLGHHVFGKLENLGAPTFVFINGLALGGGLEIGLNANYRTIDASAQGIALPEVFLGLIPGWGGSYLLPNLIGIENALTVMIENPLKMNRMLKAPKAFEFGIADAMFNASTFLEESIAWASDVIAGKITPKRKNVPGKLERAVKWDAAIGIARKMLEEKIGTVPASPYKALDLLKAAKSGSKAECFALEDAALAELISGEQFRASVYAFNLVQKRAKRPAGAPDKELAQRVTKVGVIGAGLMASQFALLFARRLRVPVVITDLDQKRVDQGVATIREEIDTLHEKGRISADERNRLTALVHGTTDKAEFADCDWVIEAVFEELGVKQDVFAEIEPHISEDAVLATNTSSLSVEKIGAKLTHPERLVGFHFFNPVAVMPLIEVVRTPATSDGVLATAMATAKNLRKNAVITRDTPGFVVNRVLAKLLGEAMHAVDSGTSFSDVDAALAPLGLPMAPSELLDLVGLRVGAHVLDTHHRAFPDRFYDSENLHKLAEYGVLFEKDAKGKIKGFDKKALKIVAGGTSPLDKSEILRRVQDGLADEIHRMLDDNVVYAAEDIDLCLILGAGYPFQMGGVTPYLDRVGASERVFSDTFHHPPMIALDK, from the coding sequence ATGTCTGGGGACGAGGTAGTGACGCACAATTACGTGAGGGACGTCACACTGCCCTCGGGCAAGACGCTCGCGCTCGTAACGCTCGACAACGGCAAGGACCACACGCGACCGAATACGTTCGGTCCCGTCGGCCTTCTCGAACTCGACGCGACACTTGAGACGCTCAGGGGGCGAGCCTCGTCTGGAGAGATCGCCGGCGTCGCGATCACAGGCAAGCCGTTCATTCTCGCTGCAGGCGCCGACCTCTCGAAGGTCAACGACATTCCCTCGCGAGAGATTGCTGGGCTTCTGCCCAAGCTTGGTCACCATGTCTTCGGAAAGCTCGAGAACCTCGGTGCACCGACGTTCGTCTTCATCAATGGTCTCGCGCTGGGCGGCGGACTTGAGATCGGCCTGAACGCGAACTATCGCACAATTGATGCGTCCGCGCAGGGCATCGCACTGCCTGAAGTGTTCCTCGGTCTCATTCCGGGCTGGGGCGGGTCTTATCTGCTGCCCAACCTGATCGGCATCGAGAACGCACTTACCGTGATGATCGAGAACCCACTCAAGATGAACCGGATGCTGAAGGCCCCGAAGGCGTTCGAATTCGGCATCGCCGACGCGATGTTCAACGCGTCAACGTTCCTTGAAGAGTCGATCGCGTGGGCCTCCGACGTGATCGCCGGAAAAATCACTCCGAAACGCAAGAATGTGCCGGGTAAGCTTGAGAGAGCCGTTAAGTGGGACGCTGCGATCGGCATCGCCCGCAAGATGCTGGAGGAGAAGATCGGCACTGTGCCTGCCTCCCCCTACAAGGCTCTCGACCTCTTGAAGGCGGCGAAGTCCGGATCGAAGGCTGAGTGCTTCGCGCTCGAAGATGCGGCGCTCGCTGAGCTGATCTCCGGTGAGCAGTTCCGTGCCTCGGTGTATGCGTTCAACCTTGTGCAGAAGCGCGCGAAGCGACCAGCCGGCGCTCCAGACAAGGAGCTCGCGCAGCGCGTCACGAAGGTCGGCGTGATCGGTGCGGGTCTCATGGCGAGCCAGTTCGCACTTCTCTTCGCGCGGCGCTTGCGTGTTCCCGTCGTAATCACCGATCTCGATCAGAAGCGCGTCGATCAGGGCGTCGCAACAATTCGAGAAGAGATCGACACGCTGCACGAGAAGGGCCGCATCTCTGCTGATGAGCGCAACCGTCTCACCGCACTCGTTCATGGCACGACGGACAAAGCTGAGTTCGCAGATTGCGATTGGGTGATCGAAGCGGTCTTCGAGGAGCTCGGTGTCAAGCAGGATGTCTTCGCCGAGATCGAGCCGCATATCTCCGAAGATGCCGTTCTCGCGACAAACACGTCGTCGCTGTCTGTCGAGAAGATCGGTGCCAAGCTAACGCATCCGGAACGCCTCGTCGGCTTCCACTTCTTCAATCCGGTGGCGGTCATGCCTCTCATCGAAGTCGTGCGCACGCCGGCTACGAGCGATGGTGTGCTCGCGACGGCGATGGCGACGGCAAAGAACCTGCGCAAGAACGCCGTGATTACGCGTGATACTCCCGGATTCGTTGTGAATCGTGTGCTGGCGAAGCTTCTCGGCGAGGCAATGCACGCTGTCGACAGCGGAACGAGCTTCTCCGATGTCGATGCGGCGCTCGCGCCACTCGGTCTGCCGATGGCGCCGTCAGAGCTGCTTGACCTTGTCGGCCTGCGTGTTGGCGCGCACGTGCTCGATACGCACCACCGTGCGTTCCCCGACCGCTTCTACGACTCGGAGAATCTGCACAAGCTCGCAGAATACGGCGTGCTCTTCGAGAAAGATGCGAAGGGGAAGATCAAGGGCTTCGACAAGAAGGCTCTCAAGATCGTGGCCGGGGGAACCTCGCCACTCGACAAGAGCGAGATCTTGCGTCGCGTGCAAGACGGCCTGGCAGACGAGATTCATCGGATGCTCGATGACAACGTCGTTTACGCCGCAGAAGACATCGATCTCTGCCTCATTCTCGGGGCAGGCTACCCATTCCAGATGGGCGGGGTCACGCCCTACCTCGACCGCGTGGGAGCGAGCGAACGGGTGTTTTCTGACACCTTTCACCACCCTCCGATGATCGCGCTGGACAAATAG
- a CDS encoding sulfurtransferase, with translation MTVEADAGTEKFAGYADPTRLVSTEWLQTHLGSPGLVIVESDEDVLLYETGHIPGSVKIDWHTELNDSVTRDYVDGDGFATLLSRKGISRDDTVVIYGDKSNWWAAYALWVFSLFGHADVRLLDGGRDKWISEGREITTAAANRAATNYPVVARDDSTLRAYRDDVLAHFGHPLIDVRSPEEYRGDRTTAPAYPEEGAMRAGHIPSAASVPWGKAVADDGTFLPVGALESVYRDGAGLSDSDDVIAYCRIGERSSHTWFVLRHLLGLSNVRNYDGSWTEWGSSVGVPIVLGDDRGDAPQPRRS, from the coding sequence ATGACGGTTGAGGCCGATGCAGGTACAGAGAAGTTCGCGGGTTATGCAGACCCAACGCGGCTCGTCAGCACAGAGTGGCTTCAAACGCACCTCGGTTCCCCCGGTCTCGTGATCGTCGAGTCAGACGAAGATGTTCTGCTCTATGAGACGGGGCACATTCCCGGCTCCGTCAAGATCGACTGGCACACAGAGCTCAACGACTCGGTGACGCGGGACTACGTCGACGGCGACGGGTTCGCGACCCTGCTCAGCCGCAAGGGAATCTCTCGCGACGATACCGTCGTCATCTACGGCGACAAGAGCAACTGGTGGGCAGCGTACGCCCTGTGGGTGTTCAGCCTCTTCGGGCACGCGGACGTTCGCCTGCTGGACGGCGGCAGAGATAAGTGGATCTCGGAGGGGCGCGAGATCACGACGGCTGCAGCGAACAGGGCAGCGACGAACTATCCCGTCGTGGCGCGCGACGATTCGACGCTGCGTGCGTACCGTGACGATGTGCTCGCGCACTTCGGACATCCGCTCATCGACGTGAGGTCGCCAGAGGAGTATCGCGGCGACCGAACGACGGCCCCGGCCTACCCAGAAGAGGGAGCAATGCGCGCCGGACATATTCCGAGCGCAGCCAGCGTCCCGTGGGGCAAGGCTGTGGCGGACGACGGCACGTTCTTGCCCGTTGGGGCGCTCGAATCCGTGTATCGCGATGGTGCGGGTCTGAGCGACAGCGACGACGTGATCGCCTACTGCCGCATCGGTGAGCGTTCGAGCCACACGTGGTTTGTGCTTCGCCACCTGCTCGGGCTGTCAAACGTGCGCAACTACGATGGCTCGTGGACGGAATGGGGCAGTTCTGTCGGCGTTCCGATCGTTCTCGGTGACGACCGCGGCGACGCACCACAGCCCCGACGCTCATAA
- a CDS encoding alpha/beta hydrolase family protein produces the protein MKPLCHADRGSLRWLPLTLSAVGVTLVGAFLGVTAQVAKTVVRTDSTRSHNTRITRVDTTKRTVTLTSTPDTRLPGRYGLWVNNSRDFLQLGEIVAETHHGVTRRVLSELPDHVQHGGASFTGWFYRDAVELGLPVDDWTISTEDGAAPAWYFPAESAQSQGCAVLVHGRGVQRNEVLRAVPVFHRAGYDCLAISYRNDGDASASADGRYGLGQTEWRDVDAAMGEAAKAGHTRFMLMGWSMGGALCLQTAALSPHASHIAGLVLESPVIDWRTVLRYQARASRIPSLVRDAAMWVISHPLSRIVTGQHQPIDFDRLDRVAHAADLRHPVLILHSDDDGFVPSDASHALAEARPDLVTLETFAVARHTKLWNFDSERWSRAITRWLAGHALS, from the coding sequence ATGAAACCTCTGTGCCACGCCGACCGCGGCTCCCTGCGTTGGCTGCCGCTGACGCTCAGCGCCGTCGGCGTCACTCTCGTCGGCGCGTTTCTCGGCGTGACGGCCCAGGTCGCGAAAACCGTCGTTCGCACCGATTCGACGCGCTCTCACAACACGCGCATCACACGCGTCGACACGACAAAACGCACGGTCACCCTGACATCGACTCCTGACACGAGGCTGCCTGGACGCTACGGTCTGTGGGTGAACAATTCCCGCGACTTCCTGCAGCTCGGAGAGATCGTCGCCGAGACGCATCATGGAGTCACCCGTCGCGTATTGTCCGAGCTTCCCGACCACGTGCAGCATGGCGGAGCATCCTTCACGGGGTGGTTTTACCGCGATGCGGTCGAATTGGGGTTGCCGGTTGACGACTGGACGATTTCCACAGAAGACGGGGCCGCGCCCGCCTGGTACTTTCCCGCGGAATCCGCGCAGTCGCAGGGCTGTGCGGTTCTTGTTCACGGCAGGGGCGTGCAGCGCAACGAGGTGCTGCGTGCCGTACCCGTATTCCACCGTGCCGGGTACGACTGTCTCGCGATCTCATATCGCAATGACGGTGATGCGTCAGCGTCGGCAGATGGTCGCTACGGGCTCGGGCAGACTGAATGGAGAGACGTGGATGCCGCGATGGGCGAAGCCGCCAAGGCCGGCCACACGAGGTTCATGCTCATGGGGTGGTCGATGGGCGGGGCACTCTGCCTACAGACTGCAGCCCTCTCGCCGCATGCGAGCCACATCGCGGGTCTCGTGCTTGAGTCTCCCGTCATCGACTGGCGGACTGTGCTGCGCTATCAAGCCCGCGCCTCCCGCATTCCCTCGCTCGTGCGTGACGCGGCGATGTGGGTCATCAGTCACCCGCTGAGCAGAATTGTCACGGGACAGCATCAGCCGATCGACTTCGACCGCCTCGATCGCGTGGCGCATGCCGCCGACCTCCGGCATCCGGTGCTCATTCTGCACAGCGACGACGACGGTTTCGTTCCCTCGGACGCCTCGCACGCCCTCGCCGAGGCACGACCCGACCTCGTGACCCTCGAGACATTCGCCGTCGCCAGGCACACGAAGCTTTGGAACTTCGACAGCGAACGCTGGAGTCGGGCGATCACACGCTGGCTGGCCGGGCACGCTCTCAGCTGA
- the zapE gene encoding cell division protein ZapE, with protein MNIPPSHAGTLKHLVDRRPEMSGEDLAANLAPPPQFATARFDSYRPDSEYPSQQAAVDYLRTFSAGQTPKKAKLFSRKPKQDALKPGVYLDGGFGVGKTHLLAALWHAEPGTKKYFGTFIEYTALVGALGYVGTMSLLTGSSLICIDEFELDDPGDTMMMTRLLTELAASGTRLAATSNTPPNALGEGRFAAQDFLREIHSLSSTFETLRIDGTDYRRRAIEGNCVTVTDDEIDTALERAAASETTMTDDDFRALIEHLAVVHPSRFIRLLDDVDAIAIRNSAKLDSQASALRLVAFIDRVYDAQIPLFVSGIPLDTVFSDEMLSGGFRKKYLRAMSRMISLSTAS; from the coding sequence ATGAATATTCCCCCGTCACACGCCGGGACGCTCAAACACCTCGTCGATCGACGTCCTGAAATGTCGGGGGAAGACCTCGCAGCGAACCTCGCTCCGCCTCCCCAGTTCGCGACGGCACGCTTCGATTCGTACCGCCCAGACAGCGAATACCCATCTCAGCAGGCCGCCGTCGACTATCTGCGCACGTTTTCTGCGGGACAGACGCCGAAGAAGGCGAAGCTCTTCTCGCGCAAGCCCAAGCAGGATGCTCTGAAGCCCGGCGTGTACCTCGATGGCGGCTTCGGCGTCGGCAAGACGCATCTTCTGGCAGCGCTCTGGCATGCCGAGCCGGGAACGAAGAAGTACTTCGGCACCTTCATCGAGTACACGGCGCTCGTCGGCGCACTCGGCTACGTCGGCACCATGTCACTTCTGACCGGATCGTCACTCATCTGCATCGACGAGTTCGAGCTCGATGACCCGGGCGACACGATGATGATGACACGGCTGCTCACAGAGCTGGCCGCGTCGGGCACCCGTTTGGCAGCCACATCGAACACTCCGCCCAATGCGCTCGGCGAAGGCAGGTTCGCCGCCCAGGACTTCCTGCGCGAGATCCACTCGCTCTCCAGCACGTTCGAGACGCTGCGCATCGACGGCACCGACTACCGCAGACGAGCGATTGAAGGAAACTGCGTCACGGTGACCGACGACGAGATCGACACGGCACTTGAGCGTGCGGCGGCATCCGAGACCACCATGACCGACGACGACTTCCGGGCCCTCATCGAGCATCTTGCCGTCGTGCATCCCTCGCGGTTCATCCGGCTTCTCGACGACGTCGACGCGATTGCCATCAGAAACTCGGCGAAGCTTGACTCTCAGGCATCGGCACTGCGTCTCGTAGCATTTATCGACCGCGTCTACGACGCGCAGATTCCCCTTTTCGTCAGTGGCATCCCGCTCGACACCGTGTTCTCTGACGAGATGCTCTCCGGTGGATTCCGCAAAAAATATCTGCGTGCCATGTCGCGGATGATCTCGCTCTCCACCGCATCCTGA
- a CDS encoding HRDC domain-containing protein: MTERHVIETRTEYDSSLRAIAAGSGPIAVDTERASGYRYSQKAYLIQVFRRGAGVFLFDAPAIGRFDDLNDLIGDEEWVLHAASQDLPCLREVGIDPRELFDTELAARLLGMPKVGLGAVVEDTLGVHLAKEHSAADWSTRPLPQSWLEYAALDVELLVDVRDELEQWLVEQRKTRIAREEFEAELNAEAKPPRTDPWRKLSGIHSSRGSRHLAVARELWQARDDLAQATDTAPGRLVPDRSLVAVVKATPRTKEALAGMREFSGRASRTELDRWWTAIERGLTTDDVPDARRSTGDHVPPPRAWADRDPEADARLKRAKPAIAEIADALGMPVENLLKPSILRGVAWSPPSPQTAEQISSALRDAGARPWQSEATAQSIAHAFVEAAQNGAPEPESES; the protein is encoded by the coding sequence GTGACTGAACGTCACGTCATAGAAACACGAACCGAATACGACAGTTCACTGCGCGCGATCGCTGCCGGATCCGGCCCCATCGCCGTCGACACCGAGCGCGCTTCCGGATACCGCTACTCCCAGAAGGCCTATCTCATTCAGGTGTTTCGGCGCGGGGCCGGAGTGTTCCTTTTCGACGCACCGGCGATCGGCCGTTTCGACGATCTCAACGATCTGATCGGAGACGAGGAGTGGGTGCTGCACGCCGCGAGCCAAGACCTGCCGTGCCTGCGCGAGGTTGGCATCGATCCGCGCGAGCTCTTCGACACGGAGCTGGCCGCGCGTCTGCTCGGAATGCCGAAGGTCGGACTGGGCGCCGTTGTCGAAGACACACTTGGGGTGCACCTTGCGAAGGAGCACTCGGCAGCTGACTGGTCAACCAGGCCGCTTCCGCAATCGTGGCTCGAATATGCCGCTCTTGATGTCGAGCTTCTCGTTGATGTTCGCGACGAGCTTGAGCAGTGGCTCGTTGAGCAGCGCAAGACGCGCATTGCCCGTGAAGAGTTCGAGGCAGAGCTGAACGCCGAGGCGAAGCCACCGCGTACCGATCCCTGGCGCAAGCTCAGCGGCATCCATTCGTCTCGTGGGTCTCGGCATCTCGCCGTCGCAAGGGAGCTGTGGCAGGCTCGCGACGATCTTGCACAGGCGACCGACACAGCGCCAGGTCGGCTGGTCCCCGATCGCTCGCTTGTCGCTGTCGTGAAGGCAACCCCGCGAACGAAGGAAGCTCTCGCGGGGATGCGCGAATTCAGCGGGCGCGCAAGTCGAACCGAACTTGATCGGTGGTGGACCGCGATCGAACGCGGTCTGACAACGGACGACGTGCCCGACGCTCGACGCTCCACCGGCGACCACGTTCCGCCTCCCCGCGCGTGGGCCGACCGTGACCCCGAGGCTGATGCGCGTCTGAAGCGGGCAAAGCCTGCCATCGCAGAGATCGCTGATGCCCTCGGCATGCCCGTCGAGAATCTCCTCAAACCCTCGATCCTGCGCGGCGTTGCATGGAGTCCGCCATCGCCTCAGACGGCCGAGCAGATCAGTTCAGCTCTGCGTGACGCGGGTGCCAGGCCCTGGCAATCTGAAGCAACTGCACAATCGATCGCCCATGCCTTTGTGGAGGCTGCCCAAAACGGGGCACCCGAGCCGGAATCAGAATCGTAG
- a CDS encoding DUF3000 domain-containing protein translates to MAERPETEDVPQEFTDAVAAVRAASLRDELVVSEIPAPAQLAPHALALSADVRPNSHGTDSELGTGRFIILYDPSEPSSWHGRFRVVCFAQAPLETEIGLDPFLTDVAWSWLVDALDARDAKYTAASGTATRILSTGFGELADQGDGAQIELRASWTPLESSVSSHVEGWAELLCMLAGLPPSTEGVTLLSARRTARD, encoded by the coding sequence GTGGCTGAGCGACCAGAAACCGAAGACGTGCCTCAGGAATTCACCGATGCCGTGGCCGCTGTTCGCGCTGCGAGCCTGCGTGACGAGCTCGTTGTCTCTGAGATTCCGGCGCCCGCCCAGCTCGCCCCCCACGCACTCGCCCTCTCGGCCGATGTGCGCCCGAATTCGCACGGAACCGACTCAGAGCTTGGCACGGGCAGGTTCATCATCCTGTACGATCCGAGTGAGCCGTCGTCGTGGCATGGACGCTTTCGCGTTGTGTGCTTCGCGCAAGCGCCGCTTGAGACAGAGATCGGACTCGATCCCTTTCTCACAGACGTCGCGTGGTCGTGGCTCGTCGATGCTCTCGACGCGCGCGACGCGAAGTACACGGCAGCCTCGGGCACAGCTACCCGCATTCTCTCAACAGGGTTCGGAGAGCTGGCAGACCAGGGCGATGGCGCTCAAATAGAATTGAGGGCATCGTGGACTCCCCTTGAGTCCAGTGTGTCCTCCCATGTGGAAGGTTGGGCCGAGCTTCTGTGCATGCTCGCAGGACTGCCTCCCTCGACCGAAGGAGTGACATTGCTTTCCGCCCGCAGGACGGCTCGTGACTGA
- a CDS encoding SufE family protein, whose translation MADSALTDALAEIRDEFLELEKQDRLLLLLDFANELPDLPERYTDHPDLLERVVECQSPVFLTVEVEQGAVSVIASAAKEAPTTRGFASILAQGIKGLRPDDVLAIPGDFPQMLGLGRAVSPLRLSGMSGMLARIKRQVREKADIAG comes from the coding sequence ATGGCTGACAGTGCTCTGACCGATGCGTTGGCGGAGATTCGCGACGAGTTTCTTGAGCTCGAGAAGCAGGACCGCCTTCTTCTGCTGCTTGACTTTGCAAACGAGCTGCCCGATCTCCCTGAGCGGTACACAGACCACCCCGACTTGCTCGAGCGCGTCGTCGAATGTCAGTCCCCGGTTTTCCTGACCGTGGAGGTCGAGCAGGGCGCTGTCTCCGTCATCGCGTCTGCGGCGAAAGAGGCACCGACGACGCGCGGCTTCGCCAGCATCCTCGCTCAGGGAATCAAAGGACTCCGTCCAGACGACGTTCTCGCCATTCCCGGCGATTTTCCGCAGATGCTTGGGCTCGGCAGAGCCGTCTCCCCTCTTCGCCTGAGCGGAATGAGCGGCATGCTCGCGCGCATCAAACGTCAGGTTCGCGAGAAGGCGGATATCGCAGGCTGA